A part of Prionailurus viverrinus isolate Anna chromosome E1, UM_Priviv_1.0, whole genome shotgun sequence genomic DNA contains:
- the TVP23C gene encoding Golgi apparatus membrane protein TVP23 homolog C isoform X3, translated as MTSSHPDRPQRPDLLIPSHGGGNVTGRLMVGLRWWNHIDEDGKSHWVFESRKDSAQESKTVSEAESRIFWLGLIACPVLWVIFAFSALFSFRVKWLAVVIMGVVLQGANLYGYIRCKVGSRKNLTNMATSYLGKQLLRQNTGDDQTS; from the exons ATGACCTCATCGCATCCTGATCGCCCACAAAGGCCcgacctcctaataccatcacatgggGGTGGG aatgtCACAGGTAGACTCATGGTTGGTCTGCGTTGGTGGAATCACATAGACGAAGATGGAAAAAGCCATTGGGTGTTTGAGTCCAGGAAG GATTCTGCTCAAGAGAGTAAAACTGTTTCCGAGGCCGAATCGAGAATCTTTTGGTTAGGACTTATTGCCTGTCCGGTGCTGTGGGTGATATTTGCCTTCAGTGCGCTGTTCTCCTTCAGAGTGAAGTGGCTG GCGGTGGTTATCATGGGTGTGGTGCTACAAGGTGCCAACCTGTATGGGTACATCAGGTGCAAAGTGGGCAGCAGGAAGAATTTAACCAACATGGCCACATCGTATCTCGGAAAGCAGCTGTTAAGACAG AACACTGGAGATGATCAGACTTCctga
- the TVP23C gene encoding Golgi apparatus membrane protein TVP23 homolog C isoform X2 gives MLQQDSNDDTEDVSLFDAEEETTNRPKKSKIRHPVASFFHLFFRVSAIVVYLLCELFSSSFIACMVTIILLLSCDFWAVKNVTGRLMVGLRWWNHIDEDGKSHWVFESRKDSAQESKTVSEAESRIFWLGLIACPVLWVIFAFSALFSFRVKWLNTGDDQTS, from the exons ATGTTGCAGCAG GACAGTAATGATGACACCGAGGATGTCTCCCTGTTTGATGCGGAAGAGGAGACCACTAACAgaccaaaaaaatccaaaatcag ACACCCGGTGGcgtcatttttccatttgttctttcgAGTCAGTGCCATCGTCGTCTATCTGCTCTGTGAGTTGTTCAGCAGCAGCTTTATTGCCTGTATGGTGACAATTATCTTGTTGTTGTCATGTGACTTTTGGGCAGTCAAG aatgtCACAGGTAGACTCATGGTTGGTCTGCGTTGGTGGAATCACATAGACGAAGATGGAAAAAGCCATTGGGTGTTTGAGTCCAGGAAG GATTCTGCTCAAGAGAGTAAAACTGTTTCCGAGGCCGAATCGAGAATCTTTTGGTTAGGACTTATTGCCTGTCCGGTGCTGTGGGTGATATTTGCCTTCAGTGCGCTGTTCTCCTTCAGAGTGAAGTGGCTG AACACTGGAGATGATCAGACTTCctga
- the TVP23C gene encoding Golgi apparatus membrane protein TVP23 homolog C isoform X1, which produces MLQQDSNDDTEDVSLFDAEEETTNRPKKSKIRHPVASFFHLFFRVSAIVVYLLCELFSSSFIACMVTIILLLSCDFWAVKNVTGRLMVGLRWWNHIDEDGKSHWVFESRKDSAQESKTVSEAESRIFWLGLIACPVLWVIFAFSALFSFRVKWLAVVIMGVVLQGANLYGYIRCKVGSRKNLTNMATSYLGKQLLRQNTGDDQTS; this is translated from the exons ATGTTGCAGCAG GACAGTAATGATGACACCGAGGATGTCTCCCTGTTTGATGCGGAAGAGGAGACCACTAACAgaccaaaaaaatccaaaatcag ACACCCGGTGGcgtcatttttccatttgttctttcgAGTCAGTGCCATCGTCGTCTATCTGCTCTGTGAGTTGTTCAGCAGCAGCTTTATTGCCTGTATGGTGACAATTATCTTGTTGTTGTCATGTGACTTTTGGGCAGTCAAG aatgtCACAGGTAGACTCATGGTTGGTCTGCGTTGGTGGAATCACATAGACGAAGATGGAAAAAGCCATTGGGTGTTTGAGTCCAGGAAG GATTCTGCTCAAGAGAGTAAAACTGTTTCCGAGGCCGAATCGAGAATCTTTTGGTTAGGACTTATTGCCTGTCCGGTGCTGTGGGTGATATTTGCCTTCAGTGCGCTGTTCTCCTTCAGAGTGAAGTGGCTG GCGGTGGTTATCATGGGTGTGGTGCTACAAGGTGCCAACCTGTATGGGTACATCAGGTGCAAAGTGGGCAGCAGGAAGAATTTAACCAACATGGCCACATCGTATCTCGGAAAGCAGCTGTTAAGACAG AACACTGGAGATGATCAGACTTCctga